ATTGCGCGCTGGCGCATGCCGCCGGAAAACTCGTGGGGGTAGTTGTCGACACGCGCCTGGGGATCGGGAATGCCCACTTGGCGCAACACGTCGATGGCCTGCAGGCGCGCGTCCTTTTTCGAGGCGCCTTGATGCAGGCGGATACCCTCGGCGATCTGCTCGCCGATGCGCATCAGCGGGTCCAGATGGCTGCTGGGATTCTGGAAAATCATGCCCAGTTGCCCGCCACGCACGGCGCGCATGCCTGCATCATCCAGTTGCAACAGATCCTGGCCGGCCAATCGCACCGCGCCGCCTTGCACCCGCAGGCTGGGCGATGGCAGCAAGCGCATCAGGCCGCGACAGGCCATGGTCTTGCCCGAACCACTCTCGCCCACCAGGCCGAGGATCTCGCCTTCGGCCACGTCAAACGACACGCGGTCCACCAAGGTGACGTCGCGCCCAGGGTGAGTGGCGATTACGCTCAGGTCTTGCACCTGCAACAGGCTCATGAGCGATCCCCCAATACTTGCGCCACGCCGTCCGCCAGCAAGCTAAAGCCCATGGCCAGGGTCACAATGGCCAGCCCCGGAAACGTGCAGATCCACCAGGCGGTGGTGATGAAGGCCTGACCTTCGGCGACCATGGTGCCCCACTCGGCGGTGGGCGGCTGCACGCCCAGGCCCAGGTAACTCACGGCGGCGCCATTGAGCAGTACCAGCACGGCGTCGGACATGGAAAACACGATCGAGCCGAACATCGCATTCGGCAGCAAATGCCGGAACAGAATGCGCCCGTGGCCAAAGCCCAAACTTTTGGCCGCCAAGGCAAAGTCGCTTTCCTTCAGCACCAGGATCTGCGAGCGGATCAGCCGCGCATACGACACCCAACCCACCAGCGCCATGGCGATGTAAAAACTCTTCAGGCCCGGCCCGAGAATGGCCATGATCGCCAGCATCAACACCAGGAACGGGAA
The Pseudomonas poae DNA segment above includes these coding regions:
- a CDS encoding ABC transporter permease, producing MTSRPLIAPWRLRLRFGFRNGRLTAAWGLLILLVWFALALFAPWIAPYDPIAQNTDISLLGPSLAHPFGTDNYGRDILSRVIWGARIDLQLAIIGVIFPFMIGTFIGAVSGYIGGRFDSFCMRVIDVILAFPFLVLMLAIMAILGPGLKSFYIAMALVGWVSYARLIRSQILVLKESDFALAAKSLGFGHGRILFRHLLPNAMFGSIVFSMSDAVLVLLNGAAVSYLGLGVQPPTAEWGTMVAEGQAFITTAWWICTFPGLAIVTLAMGFSLLADGVAQVLGDRS
- a CDS encoding ABC transporter ATP-binding protein; this encodes MSLLQVQDLSVIATHPGRDVTLVDRVSFDVAEGEILGLVGESGSGKTMACRGLMRLLPSPSLRVQGGAVRLAGQDLLQLDDAGMRAVRGGQLGMIFQNPSSHLDPLMRIGEQIAEGIRLHQGASKKDARLQAIDVLRQVGIPDPQARVDNYPHEFSGGMRQRAMIAVALGCNPKVLIADEPTTALDVTVQAQILRLLLDLRDTRGLSIIIITHDLGVVAQTCDSIAVMYAGRLCEHGSKYDLLARPQHPYTAGLIDCQPAHSSGHALLRTIPGQPPLLDSLPAGCRFNPRCPQVGALCTERLPEGARVACHYPLGAHP